A section of the Salinigranum marinum genome encodes:
- a CDS encoding prenyltransferase/squalene oxidase repeat-containing protein, protein MTTGPTSGRVSRSADVGPDADLLEVLDATLEYARTRDYTGWDYGDGMSSRLLQWLPVDNKYLNLATQELVKRPPVNLRPLLLVEKRRNFKGTALFALANQYRAELSGEEAAADVDHRAEVRALNDWLVANRSVGYAGFCGGHKHQIQHLDGRGHPNDPDVVSTSFAVKSLLAAADVDPIYPTVARTAADFVVSDLAYRPIDGGAKINYHMNHPDTYYTINAGALGARLFVDLYAQFGEDVFLERATNLLDYIADLQTDVGGWAYREPPSSSHLSMDNHHNGFVVGSYLRYRHVVGDGRYDETLDDGLRFFREELFEPSGAPNWDESSSYPRDIHAAATGIEVFTLAGEFAFARRIIDWTLDNLYVGDGRFYYRKHRLYTVRTTLMRWCQAWMAYALATYLRARARTETEPESEHRAGVDTTVTSLRNGSVDGSTPRPRPDQPAHRST, encoded by the coding sequence ATGACAACTGGACCGACCTCCGGACGTGTCTCGCGGTCCGCCGACGTCGGCCCCGACGCCGACCTCCTCGAAGTCCTCGACGCGACGCTCGAGTACGCGCGCACCCGCGATTACACGGGCTGGGACTACGGAGACGGGATGAGTAGCCGGCTGTTGCAGTGGCTGCCAGTCGACAACAAGTACCTGAACCTGGCCACCCAGGAACTGGTCAAGCGGCCGCCGGTGAACCTGCGGCCGCTCCTCCTCGTCGAAAAGCGACGGAACTTCAAGGGCACCGCGCTGTTCGCGCTGGCGAACCAGTACCGCGCCGAGTTGAGCGGCGAGGAGGCCGCCGCGGACGTCGACCACCGGGCGGAGGTGCGCGCGCTCAACGACTGGCTCGTCGCCAACCGGAGCGTCGGCTACGCGGGGTTCTGCGGGGGCCACAAACACCAGATCCAGCACCTCGACGGGCGCGGCCACCCGAACGACCCCGACGTCGTCTCGACCTCGTTCGCGGTGAAGTCACTGTTGGCGGCCGCCGACGTCGACCCGATCTACCCGACGGTCGCACGCACCGCCGCCGACTTCGTGGTCTCCGATCTAGCGTACCGGCCGATCGACGGCGGCGCGAAGATCAACTACCACATGAACCACCCCGACACGTACTACACGATCAACGCCGGGGCGCTCGGCGCGCGGCTCTTCGTCGACCTCTACGCGCAGTTCGGCGAGGACGTCTTTCTCGAACGCGCCACGAACCTCCTCGACTACATCGCCGACCTCCAGACGGACGTCGGAGGGTGGGCCTACCGGGAGCCGCCGTCGTCGTCGCACCTCTCGATGGACAACCACCACAACGGGTTCGTCGTCGGCTCGTATCTGCGGTACCGTCACGTCGTCGGCGACGGCCGGTACGACGAGACCCTCGACGACGGGCTCCGGTTCTTCCGGGAGGAACTGTTCGAGCCCTCGGGCGCACCCAACTGGGACGAGTCGAGTTCGTACCCGCGCGACATCCACGCGGCGGCGACCGGCATCGAGGTGTTCACGCTGGCCGGCGAGTTCGCCTTCGCCCGCCGGATCATCGACTGGACGCTCGACAACCTCTACGTCGGCGACGGCCGCTTTTACTACCGTAAACACCGCCTGTACACCGTCCGGACGACGCTCATGCGCTGGTGTCAGGCCTGGATGGCGTACGCCCTGGCGACGTACCTTCGTGCGCGGGCCCGGACGGAGACAGAGCCGGAGTCGGAACACAGAGCGGGCGTCGACACCACGGTGACGTCGCTTCGGAACGGCTCCGTGGACGGGTCGACGCCGCGTCCGCGTCCGGATCAGCCGGCTCACCGTTCGACCTGA